DNA sequence from the Candidatus Eremiobacteraceae bacterium genome:
CTTCGGGCCAATTGGCGGTCATCCACAGTTTCCACAGGGACGGTGGGTAAAAAGTATTACGTACGAAACCGACCAAGCGTTACTTTCGCCCCAATGGGTTGCGCGTTCATACTCTGAATGCGGACGCTACGTTTCTGGCTGTTGCCCTCAGCTAAAACCGCTCGAAGCGTCGCAAACAGATCACCTCACAAAGGTCAGTAGCGTGAAGTCGAGGAGAAAATCCACATGCGTACATCTTCCACCATCAAAGTTCTGGGCGCTGCAGCGGCGATAGCGTTGCTCGCCGGCTGCTCCAGTAATAGTTCCACGTTGCCCGCCGGCAGGGTCGCGGATCAGTCGCACGCGCGCGCAGAAAACATGCGTGCGCTCACGGGAGTCGCGCCTCAGTTCCTGCAGAGCATCAACTTTGGGCATCCCTACGTGCACATAAATCCGAACACACCTGGACCGAAGGACCTCGCGGTGTCCGACTTTGCGGGCACGGTCGAGATTTTAAACCGCACCTATGCCCCGGAACGAATCGTCACCGACCCCACCGGCTGTCCGGACGGGGACTTCTACGACGTACGGGGCCGCCTGTACGACGCCGACTACTGCGGAGCCGCAGTCACGGAATACACGCCGAACGGCACATTGATGTTCACCTACAGCGCCTCCGGGTTGGGTAATCCCGTCGGCGTCACAACCGATGCGGCCAATAATGTCTATGCCGTCGACTTCGGAGGCGGCAGCCCAAGCATCGTCGTCGAGTTCCCACAGGGGAACACCGCACCGTCGGCGTCATGCGCTACGGGGCTCGCGAACGAAGGCGTTGCAGTCGATTCGACCGGCGCCGTCTTTGTGGACGGCGACGATCCGAATACCGGCTTGGGCGTCATCCTTGAATACCAGAACGGTCTGGCCGGTTGCCCGACTCCGACGCATCTCGGCGTCTCGCTCGGCTTCCCCGGTGGGATGCAGATCGACAATGCCCACAATCTGCTCGTCTGCGACCAGGGCGCCGGCGTCGACATCATCCCGCCGCCGTACAATTCAATCTCGTCGACCATCACGGGCGCTTCAGATACTTTCCACGTCGCCATCAACAGGAAGAACGGAAAGATCTTCATCGCCGATCCCTCTAATGCCGACGTCCTCGTCGACTTGTATCCGAGCGGTACGTCCTTCGCGGTGCTGAACAGCGCCAACGGGCTCTCCGATCCCGCTGGTGTCGCGACAAATCCGTATCCACAGTAAACCCGACTCATCCAGATATGTGGGGGGACGCGTCGCTCGGCGGCGCGTCCCCCTTACTGCAGTCGAGGAGAGAATCCACATGCGAATTTCTGCAACCAGCAAAGTTCTTGGCGCGGTGGCGGCGTTAGCGTTGCTCGCCGGTTGCTCCAGTAGTAGTTCCATCGTGCCCGCAGCCAGAGTCGCGGATCTGTCGCACGAGCGCGCGGAACATTCGCGTGCGCTCACCGGCGTTGCACCTCAGTTCCTGCAGAGCATTGACTTTGCACATCCCGTCGCGCACGTGAATCCGGACACCCCTGGACCAAGAGATCTCGCTGTGTCCGACTTCGTGGGCACGGTCGAGATTCTGAATCGCACCTTCGCTCCAAAACGAATCGTCGCCGACCCCACCGGTTGTCCGGACGGCGACTTCTACGACATACGGGGCCGCCTATACGATGCCGACTACTGCGCCGGTGAAGTCACGGAATACACGCCGAACGGCACTCTGATGTTCACGTACACCGCCTCCGGGATGGCTAATCCGGTCAGCGTCACAACCGACGCAGCGAACAATGTCTATGCCGTCGACTTCCGCGGCACCAGCGCAAGCATCGTCGTCGAGTTCCCGCAGGGCAACTCCACACCGACGGCGTCGTGCTTTACGGGGCTCGAAAACGAAGGCGTCGCAGTCGATTCGACCGGCGCAGTCTTTGTGGACGGCGCTGATCCGAATACCGATTTGGGTGTCATTCTCGAATACCCGAATGGTCTCGCCGGTTGCCCGACTCCAACGACGCTCCCGGTCTCGCTCGGCTTCCCCGGTGGCATGCAGATCGACAATGCCCACAATCTGGTCGTCTGCGACCAGAGCGCCGGCATCGACTTCATCCCGCCGCCGTACAATTCAATCTTAACCATGCCGGGCGCTAAAGACAATTTCCACGTCGCCATCAACCGGAGGAACGGAAAGATGTTCATCGCCGATCCGGTCAACGCCCAGGTCCTCGTCGAACTGTATCCGGGCGGTGCTCTCGTGGGCGTTTTGTTCGGCCCCAACGGGCTTACCGATCCCGCTGGTGTCGCGACGAATCCATATCCATAGTGTCCGGAAAACTAAGAAACCCGCAAAGCTTTTAGGCCATGCGGGTTTCGATTGGCTCCCCGACGTGGACTCGAACCACGGACATTCTGATTAACAGTCAGACGCTCTACCAGCTGAGCTATCGGGGAATGCGGAACTCTGAGGTGCAGGGAAACTGAAGTTTACGCGTCGCGGTGCCGCGCCCCTGCACTGCCGGCGCCGGTGAGCCGCAACGCGACTTCGCGCGCTTGGCGCACGCAATCGCCCACCGAAATGCCGCGCAGAAAATTACCGCACAGAGCGATCTCCGGCAAGCGCGCGAGCGACGCTTCGATGGACCGAAGCCGCACTTCGTGTCCTATGTTGTATTGCGGAATGCCCGTATCCCATCGGAATACGGCAGCCAAACGCGGCTTCGCGCCCGAGATCTTCATCGCACGGCGAAGATCGGCGTGCGCGATCGTGAGGAGTTCGTCATCTGCTTCGATCGCCGCCGTCGGGTCGAGAGCGCCGCCAAAAAATGCGGTCACGAGCGCGTCGCCTTCGGCGCAGTGTTTCGGATACGCGACGGAGTTCCACACCGCACCTAAAACGCGAACGCCCGAATCCTTTGTTGCTAGGAAGCCGAAGCCGTCGAGCGGTACGCCGATCGCATCGCGCCGGTAGACGAAAGCCAGTTGCACGACCGGCGCGTAGTCGATTGCGTTGAGCTCGCGTGCGGCCTCCGGCGCGATTGGTGCGAGCAACTCCGCTGCTGCGCCCGCCGGCACCGCGATAACAACGCGCTTCGCCCGCACTTCTTCCGGTCGCTCGCCGCCGACGCTTAATGTCGCGCCTTCCGGCGTGATGACGAAGCGGTCCACCGGGGCCCCGAGCTTCACCGATTTTCCGAGCAATGCCGTCAATGCAAGCGGCAGCGTATCGTTGCCCTGCGCGAAACTGAATGATGCCGGCCGCCTTTTTGGCGCTTTTGTCGTCCGGAGCGCTCGCAAAAGGCTGCCGTGATCGTGCTCCATTCGCTCGAGCGCCGGAAAGGCGCTGCGCATCGATATCGTCTCCGGATCGCCGGCGTTGACGCCGGCAAGGAACGGAGCGGCGACCACGTCCGCGATCTCGCGTCCGGCGCGGCGTCGCACGAACGACGCGACGGACTCGTCGTCGTCGCTGCTGCGGCGCTTCACGAACGGCTCGCACAACAATTGCCACTTCGCGCCTGCGGAAAGCAGCGGCGAGAACAACAGCGATTGCGGAGAGCTCGGCACGGCGATCAAGCCGCGGCGCGTCAATATATACCGGCGTTTCGCCGCCGCCGCCGGCGCGACGACTTTGTTCCGCAACCCGAGCGCGTCGACCAGGTCGTCGAGCGCGGGCGCTGACAAATACGATTGCGGACCTCCTTCGACGATGCAGCCCTCGGGCCGAAGGGTCTTTATGCATCCCCCGGAATCCGTCGCCTCCTCGAAGACCGCAACGCGCTTCCCGAGCGTTTGGCACGCGAACGCGCAGGCGAGGCCCGAGATGCCGGCACCGATAACGGCGACGTCGACCTGAACGTCGTCCGTCACATCAGTTCGCCTCGGCGGCCGCGTTGGTGGTTGCGCCGACGTCGGCACGGCGCAGCGCACCTTCCGCTTGATCGGCCAGACATCGGACGAAAGACGGGTGGCATTTCACCGCGCACGCGCGGCCGAATTCCGCGATGCCTGAAGCACGCGCGATCTCGCCATATTGGATGTCGATCTCGTTGAGCGTTTCGACGTGTTCGCTGACGAACGCGATGGGAACGACGCACACTGCGCGGGCTCCGGCTAGTCCTAGTTCGCAGATCAACACGTCCGATGCCGGCTGCAGCCACTTCTCCGGGCCAAGCCGGCTCTGAAACGAAAGATGGACGGGTCCCTTGTGCTGCAGCTTCGCGACCGCAGCCGCCATCGACCGTTTGACGTGCTCGAGATACGGATCGCCGCGGTCGATGTATTTCACCGGAAGCCCATGCGCCGAGAAGATGAGGTGCACGTCTGTCGCGGGGGCGGCGAACGAGGCCAATGCGAGCCGGGTGACCGCGACGACTGCGTCTATGTACGAAGCATCTTCGCAGTACTCTTCGACGACAAGCAGCTCGTATTTCGCGCGCAGTTCCGACGTGACGCGCCGCAGCTCGTTGAGACTCGAACGCGTCGTGCTATACGAGTATTGGGGGTAGAGCGGCAGGAACACGAGATGCGTCACGCCGTCGGCCATCGCTTGTCGGACGGCGACGTCCGTCAGCGGATGCCAATTGCGCATCGCGACGTAGACCGGCATCGGCCGGCCGCGGCGCTTGAGTTCGTCGCGGAGCGCCTGCGCTTGTGCGGCGGTCTGCGCGCGCAGCGGCGAGCCGCCGCCGATCGAGGCGTAAAGGCTCTGCGAGTACCGATAGCGTGCGGTGGCCATAGCCCATGCTAACGGGCGCACGAAAACGCCAGGCACCGGAATATTGTCGGGGATGAGGTCGACGAAGAAATTATACAGGAACGGGCGCACGTCGGCCAAGCTCTCCGGTCCGCCGAGTTGGGCTAAGACGACTGCCGGCTTCATCGCGTTCACGGCGATTTCGGTGCGTCGACAAACGCTTGCGCGCATTCGAGCGGCGTCGCGGGCATGACGCCGTGTCCGAGATTCAAGATGTGGCCCAGCGGTCCGGCCGAAATCATCGCCGCGCGTGCCGAGCTTGTGACCGCGTCCGGCGTGGCCAATAGTACGCACGGGTCGACGTTGCCTTGTAGCGCGACGCCGTCGCCGACCTGCTTTCGCACGGCGGCTAGCTCCACGCGCCAGTCGATGCTCAATACATCGGGGCCCGCACGCATCATGGCGTGGAGCTTCCCCGCGCAGCCGTTGACGAAGAGGATCACCGGAACGCCCGCCCGCTTCGCTCGCGCGATGACTTCGGCTTGATACGGAACGGCGAACTCCTCGTAAGCCTCTGGTGACAACTCGCCGGCCCACGTGTCGAACACCTGGATCGCCTGCGCGCCCGCTTCGACTTGCGCGGCGGCGAAGCCGGCGATGGTTTGTGCGAGCTTCGCAAGCAGCGCGTGCATCGACGCGGGCTCGGAGTAGAGCAACTGCTTCGTGTTCGCGTACGTCTTCGACCCGCCGCCTTCAATCAAATACGAAGCGAGTGTGAACGGGCCGCCGACGAAGCCCACGAGTGCCGCGCGGTCTGCCAGCGCGGTGCGCGCTAGGCGCAACGCGTCGAGCGTGAACGGCATGCTCTCCACTGGATCCGGCACGCGCAGTCGCTCGACGTCGGCGAGCGTGCGAACCGGGCGGTCCAATTTCGGGCCGGCGTCGCCGAACGAAACCGGCGCGCCCATCGCTTCCACCGGAATGAGGATATCGGAGAAAATCACGCAGCCGTCCATGCCGAACCGTTCGATCGGCTGCAGCGCGACTTCAGCCGCGAGATCCGGGGTCTTGCACAGCGTGAGAAAGTCGACGTTCGCGCGCATCGCGCGATACTCCGGAAGATAACGGCCCGCCTGGCGCATCATCCAGACGGGCGTTCGATCTACCGGCTTCCGCGCGCACGCGGCGAGAAACCGCTCCGAACCGTTCAACGATCGTCGTTCTATTTCAGGATGGGAAGCGGGAACTTTTCTTCGTCGAGCTTGATGCCTGCCGCCGCGCGTAGCGTGGCCGCCATGTCCAGCCGCTCCCATGGCAGATCGAGCTCCGGCCTGCCGAAGTGTCCGTAGACCGCCGTCTGTTTGTAGATGGGCCGGCGCAAGTTCAGCTTTTGTATGATGGCGCC
Encoded proteins:
- the hemG gene encoding protoporphyrinogen oxidase; this encodes MTDDVQVDVAVIGAGISGLACAFACQTLGKRVAVFEEATDSGGCIKTLRPEGCIVEGGPQSYLSAPALDDLVDALGLRNKVVAPAAAAKRRYILTRRGLIAVPSSPQSLLFSPLLSAGAKWQLLCEPFVKRRSSDDDESVASFVRRRAGREIADVVAAPFLAGVNAGDPETISMRSAFPALERMEHDHGSLLRALRTTKAPKRRPASFSFAQGNDTLPLALTALLGKSVKLGAPVDRFVITPEGATLSVGGERPEEVRAKRVVIAVPAGAAAELLAPIAPEAARELNAIDYAPVVQLAFVYRRDAIGVPLDGFGFLATKDSGVRVLGAVWNSVAYPKHCAEGDALVTAFFGGALDPTAAIEADDELLTIAHADLRRAMKISGAKPRLAAVFRWDTGIPQYNIGHEVRLRSIEASLARLPEIALCGNFLRGISVGDCVRQAREVALRLTGAGSAGARHRDA
- the hemH gene encoding ferrochelatase, giving the protein MKPAVVLAQLGGPESLADVRPFLYNFFVDLIPDNIPVPGVFVRPLAWAMATARYRYSQSLYASIGGGSPLRAQTAAQAQALRDELKRRGRPMPVYVAMRNWHPLTDVAVRQAMADGVTHLVFLPLYPQYSYSTTRSSLNELRRVTSELRAKYELLVVEEYCEDASYIDAVVAVTRLALASFAAPATDVHLIFSAHGLPVKYIDRGDPYLEHVKRSMAAAVAKLQHKGPVHLSFQSRLGPEKWLQPASDVLICELGLAGARAVCVVPIAFVSEHVETLNEIDIQYGEIARASGIAEFGRACAVKCHPSFVRCLADQAEGALRRADVGATTNAAAEAN
- the hemE gene encoding uroporphyrinogen decarboxylase, with translation MGAAGHGGHATRGGRHQARRRKVPASHPEIERRSLNGSERFLAACARKPVDRTPVWMMRQAGRYLPEYRAMRANVDFLTLCKTPDLAAEVALQPIERFGMDGCVIFSDILIPVEAMGAPVSFGDAGPKLDRPVRTLADVERLRVPDPVESMPFTLDALRLARTALADRAALVGFVGGPFTLASYLIEGGGSKTYANTKQLLYSEPASMHALLAKLAQTIAGFAAAQVEAGAQAIQVFDTWAGELSPEAYEEFAVPYQAEVIARAKRAGVPVILFVNGCAGKLHAMMRAGPDVLSIDWRVELAAVRKQVGDGVALQGNVDPCVLLATPDAVTSSARAAMISAGPLGHILNLGHGVMPATPLECAQAFVDAPKSP